A genomic segment from Candidatus Poribacteria bacterium encodes:
- a CDS encoding glycoside hydrolase family 99-like domain-containing protein — protein MTWFSFLCLAYAAQPVSASKLVLAFYYPWYGNPQMSGRWVHWSGVDQEKKEIASSTHYPTLGPYDSHDPKLCDQHAKWAEENSVDGFIVSWWGKGDFSDEAMKPILRAAERYGRLVTIYYETVPENKVDRAVDDLLYVLEEYGDQSAWLKVEGKPVIFIYGRAIGQIGLEGWREVIEKLRERYGGGFLLIGDRISTEAAAIFQGVHTYNPCVAMRDKTVDQVRRWARDTYSGWVKVARDGGVISCITIIPGYDDTKIRKPGIKVDRFDGELYRVQWEEAMEARPDWVLITSWNEWHEGSEIEPSKEYGDLYLKLTRRFAGEFKGR, from the coding sequence ATGACGTGGTTTAGCTTCCTATGTCTCGCATATGCCGCTCAGCCCGTTAGCGCGTCGAAGCTTGTGTTAGCTTTCTATTACCCATGGTACGGCAACCCACAGATGAGCGGTAGATGGGTTCATTGGTCGGGCGTGGATCAGGAGAAAAAGGAGATAGCGAGCTCCACTCACTATCCCACCCTTGGACCCTATGACAGCCATGATCCCAAACTGTGCGATCAACACGCCAAATGGGCCGAGGAGAACAGCGTGGACGGTTTCATCGTGAGCTGGTGGGGTAAAGGGGATTTCAGCGACGAGGCGATGAAACCGATCCTTCGAGCCGCCGAACGATACGGAAGGCTGGTGACGATCTACTATGAGACCGTCCCGGAAAATAAGGTCGATCGGGCGGTGGATGATCTTTTATACGTGTTGGAGGAATATGGGGATCAATCCGCATGGCTTAAGGTGGAGGGGAAACCCGTCATCTTCATCTACGGCCGGGCGATCGGACAGATCGGCCTTGAGGGATGGAGGGAGGTCATAGAGAAGCTGAGGGAGAGATATGGTGGTGGATTTCTTCTCATCGGAGACCGTATCTCCACCGAGGCGGCTGCCATCTTTCAGGGCGTCCACACCTACAACCCATGCGTAGCCATGCGGGACAAAACGGTGGACCAGGTGCGTCGATGGGCCAGGGATACCTACTCCGGGTGGGTCAAGGTCGCGCGGGATGGCGGCGTGATAAGCTGTATCACCATCATCCCGGGCTATGACGACACGAAGATCAGAAAACCCGGCATAAAGGTCGATAGGTTCGACGGCGAGCTCTATAGGGTTCAATGGGAGGAGGCGATGGAGGCGCGGCCTGACTGGGTACTCATAACCAGTTGGAACGAGTGGCATGAGGGAAGCGAGATAGAGCCGTCGAAGGAGTACGGAGATCTTTATCTGAAGCTCACCCGCCGTTTCGCCGGGGAATTCAAGGGGAGGTAA
- a CDS encoding ABC transporter ATP-binding protein: protein MISCESLIKIYRTGGNRVKALDGVDLRIEEGEFVVVRGPSGSGKTTLLMIIGGMLRPTEGRVVVNGRDLYSMGERERAKFRAENIGFVFQMFHLVPYLNVIENVLLAAGAGGGKRDRDRARELLGRLGLADRERHKPSQLSAGERQRVAIARAMFNRPKLILADEPTGNLDPENAEEVFGYLDEFHKEGCTVLVVTHGREAERYADRILLLQEGRLTST, encoded by the coding sequence ATGATATCCTGCGAAAGCCTCATCAAGATATATCGAACCGGCGGAAATCGGGTGAAGGCTCTGGACGGCGTCGATCTCCGGATCGAGGAGGGCGAGTTCGTGGTGGTGAGAGGTCCCAGCGGCAGCGGTAAAACCACTTTGTTGATGATCATCGGCGGTATGCTCCGACCGACCGAGGGACGGGTGGTCGTGAACGGCAGGGATCTCTACTCGATGGGCGAGAGGGAGAGGGCTAAATTCAGGGCCGAGAACATCGGGTTCGTCTTTCAGATGTTCCACCTGGTTCCCTATCTGAACGTCATCGAGAACGTCCTGTTGGCGGCAGGAGCCGGAGGGGGGAAAAGGGATAGAGATCGGGCGAGGGAGCTTCTGGGCAGATTGGGCCTTGCCGACAGGGAGCGCCACAAGCCCTCTCAGCTCAGCGCGGGCGAGAGACAACGCGTGGCCATAGCAAGGGCGATGTTCAACCGTCCCAAGCTTATCCTCGCCGACGAACCTACCGGTAACCTCGATCCGGAGAACGCCGAGGAGGTCTTCGGATATCTGGATGAGTTCCACAAGGAGGGCTGCACCGTTTTGGTGGTCACACATGGCAGGGAGGCGGAGAGGTATGCGGATCGAATCCTCCTCCTTCAAGAGGGCCGCCTAACTTCAACGTAG